A genome region from Yoonia vestfoldensis includes the following:
- the hemN gene encoding oxygen-independent coproporphyrinogen III oxidase: MDHLATLRRMGLFDARVPRYTSYPPATAFSAGIGAEFQRDSLAALDPAVPVSVYLHIPFCERLCWFCACATQGTSTLKPVENYIRVVKAELALLAQQLPAGIRMGQMHWGGGTPTILPPDMIRDLAQAVMDVIPPAGDFSFSVEIDPTLVDDAKIAMLADMGMTRASIGIQDFAPDVQAAIGREQSFATTQACVDSLRAAGIGSLNADLVYGLPHQTEAKFADTIAQVRRLDPDRIALFGYAHVPNFSKRQKLIPDAALPKEEDRYALAQQAARAFDAAGYLPIGIDHFGKPADSLTKAMQQGRLRRNFQGYTDDSCPSLIGIGASAISQYDGGYVQNAAATAAYIARITAGDLAGHRGYAMGPQDRLRAQAISMLMCDFEIDLALLDQHPLAAILAPVHRAVLDQFAGMVVQKGDRIRILPQGRPLTRIIANAYDGSGAVAARYSQAS; this comes from the coding sequence ATGGATCATCTTGCCACTTTGCGCCGCATGGGCCTGTTCGATGCGCGCGTGCCCCGCTACACCAGCTATCCGCCTGCTACCGCGTTCAGCGCGGGCATCGGGGCTGAGTTTCAACGCGACAGCCTTGCGGCACTTGACCCCGCCGTGCCGGTTTCTGTCTATCTGCATATCCCGTTTTGCGAAAGGCTGTGCTGGTTCTGCGCCTGTGCGACCCAAGGGACCAGCACGCTCAAACCCGTTGAAAATTACATCCGTGTGGTCAAGGCCGAACTGGCGCTGCTGGCGCAGCAACTGCCCGCCGGTATCCGCATGGGGCAAATGCATTGGGGCGGCGGCACGCCCACGATCCTGCCGCCCGATATGATCCGCGATCTGGCACAGGCGGTGATGGATGTGATCCCGCCTGCCGGTGATTTCAGCTTTTCGGTCGAGATCGACCCGACGCTGGTGGACGACGCCAAGATCGCGATGCTGGCCGATATGGGCATGACCCGCGCCAGTATCGGCATTCAGGATTTCGCCCCCGATGTGCAGGCCGCGATTGGCCGCGAACAAAGCTTTGCAACAACCCAAGCCTGCGTGGACAGCCTGCGCGCGGCGGGGATCGGATCGCTGAACGCCGATCTGGTTTACGGCTTGCCGCATCAGACCGAGGCGAAATTCGCGGACACCATCGCGCAGGTCCGCCGCCTTGATCCTGACCGGATCGCGCTGTTCGGTTATGCCCATGTGCCAAATTTTTCCAAACGGCAAAAACTGATCCCCGATGCGGCCCTGCCCAAGGAAGAAGACCGCTATGCCTTGGCCCAGCAGGCCGCGCGCGCCTTTGATGCGGCAGGCTATCTGCCGATCGGGATCGACCATTTCGGCAAACCCGCCGACAGTTTGACAAAAGCGATGCAACAGGGCCGGCTGCGGCGCAATTTCCAGGGCTATACCGATGATAGCTGCCCCAGCCTGATCGGGATCGGGGCATCCGCGATTTCGCAATACGACGGCGGTTATGTCCAGAATGCCGCCGCCACCGCCGCCTATATCGCGCGGATCACGGCGGGCGATCTGGCGGGCCATCGCGGCTATGCGATGGGCCCGCAAGACCGGCTGCGCGCGCAAGCGATCAGCATGCTGATGTGCGATTTCGAAATTGATCTTGCCCTGCTGGACCAGCATCCTTTGGCCGCGATCCTCGCCCCCGTGCATCGCGCAGTGCTGGACCAATTCGCAGGCATGGTGGTGCAAAAAGGCGACCGCATCCGCATTCTGCCACAAGGCCGCCCGCTGACGCGGATCATCGCCAATGCCTATGACGGGTCGGGTGCGGTGGCGGCGCGCTATTCCCAAGCCTCTTGA
- a CDS encoding SCO family protein produces the protein MKAIIIGSSVMAIALGLGVYTWQTTQSAPNPCGNTTVAGAAIGGPFELVSETGATVTDRDVITKPTLVYFGYTFCPDVCPLDSMRNAIAADILADQGVDIGTVFISVDPARDTPQVVADFTDNFHDDMIGLTGSPEQVRAASQAYKTYYRVVEGDPEYYLVDHSTQTYLMFPDTGFATFFRRDTPAEQVAEITACFVSQLS, from the coding sequence ATGAAAGCCATCATCATCGGATCAAGCGTCATGGCCATAGCACTTGGGCTGGGGGTCTATACTTGGCAGACAACGCAGTCCGCCCCCAACCCTTGCGGCAATACCACCGTTGCGGGTGCGGCCATCGGCGGCCCGTTCGAGCTGGTCTCGGAAACCGGCGCAACCGTCACCGACCGCGATGTCATCACCAAGCCGACACTGGTCTATTTCGGCTATACATTCTGCCCCGATGTCTGCCCGCTTGATTCGATGCGCAATGCCATCGCGGCGGATATTCTGGCCGACCAGGGGGTAGATATCGGCACCGTCTTTATCTCGGTTGATCCCGCGCGCGACACGCCGCAGGTCGTGGCCGATTTCACCGATAACTTCCACGATGACATGATCGGCCTGACCGGCAGCCCAGAGCAGGTGCGCGCGGCATCCCAAGCCTATAAAACCTATTACCGCGTGGTCGAGGGCGACCCCGAATATTATCTGGTCGATCATTCCACCCAGACCTATCTGATGTTTCCGGACACAGGTTTCGCCACCTTCTTTCGCCGCGACACGCCCGCCGAACAAGTGGCAGAGATTACCGCCTGTTTCGTCAGCCAGCTAAGCTGA
- a CDS encoding copper chaperone PCu(A)C: MKTTILAALALLGFGTIAMAETAISITDARAFETAPSAMAGGGFLTITNTGSSDDALIAVRADFPRVELHTTEFENDIARMVHVETIPVPAGQTVTLEPGGLHVMFMGLQGNPLNAGESIAATLVFEQAGEMPVSFAIIARDMAHQSHKH; this comes from the coding sequence ATGAAAACGACTATTTTGGCCGCTTTGGCCTTGCTTGGCTTTGGCACAATTGCCATGGCCGAAACGGCGATCAGCATCACGGATGCCCGCGCTTTTGAAACCGCCCCCTCGGCAATGGCGGGTGGCGGGTTTCTGACCATCACCAATACCGGCAGCAGCGATGACGCGCTGATCGCCGTGCGGGCCGATTTCCCGCGCGTGGAACTGCATACAACCGAATTTGAAAACGATATCGCCCGCATGGTCCATGTCGAGACGATCCCTGTGCCTGCGGGCCAGACCGTGACGCTGGAACCGGGCGGGCTGCATGTGATGTTCATGGGGCTGCAAGGCAATCCGCTGAATGCGGGCGAGTCGATCGCCGCCACGCTGGTTTTCGAACAGGCAGGCGAGATGCCGGTCAGCTTTGCCATCATCGCGCGCGATATGGCGCACCAAAGCCATAAACACTGA
- a CDS encoding ABC transporter substrate-binding protein encodes MKTTRLMGAVSAAALATTAFAQDADLLVFDYSGFEAPEYHQDYIDTHGASPTFTFFGDEDEAFQKLRSGFRADVSHVCAPSVTRWTESGILEPWDTARITAYDDLNASLTGEEIGAGQTYFIPTDFGSTAIAYNPDEVPAEDVASLQVFTNPAYAGRMTLPDNVDDAFALAYLATGVTNWQNVTDAEFEAAADWLRAVHPNLRTYWTDPAELAQLLSSGEILVSWAWNETYPTMVEEDRPIAFQREAAEGSSLWLCGYVKLADGQGNTDKAYDYVNAFLSEASVLPLLEAGYGSANAVALNALVTEEDLVASGLEEIDVPILAQLPMSNEDRERMAETFELIKAGF; translated from the coding sequence ATGAAAACAACCAGACTGATGGGGGCCGTTTCTGCTGCGGCCCTGGCCACCACCGCCTTTGCACAAGATGCCGACCTGCTTGTCTTCGATTATTCCGGCTTTGAGGCACCTGAATATCATCAAGATTATATTGATACCCATGGTGCCAGCCCGACCTTTACCTTTTTCGGCGACGAGGATGAGGCGTTTCAGAAACTGCGCTCGGGGTTCCGGGCCGATGTGTCGCATGTCTGCGCGCCCTCGGTGACCCGTTGGACCGAAAGCGGCATCCTGGAACCTTGGGACACCGCGCGCATCACCGCCTATGACGATCTGAACGCCAGCCTGACCGGCGAGGAAATCGGCGCAGGCCAGACCTATTTCATCCCGACCGATTTCGGGTCCACCGCCATTGCCTATAATCCCGACGAAGTCCCCGCCGAGGATGTGGCCAGCCTGCAGGTCTTTACCAACCCCGCCTATGCCGGGCGCATGACCCTGCCCGACAATGTGGATGACGCCTTTGCGCTGGCCTATCTGGCGACCGGCGTGACCAATTGGCAAAATGTCACCGATGCCGAATTCGAGGCGGCCGCCGATTGGCTGCGCGCCGTGCATCCCAACCTGCGCACCTATTGGACCGATCCTGCGGAATTGGCGCAGCTTTTGTCCTCGGGCGAAATTCTGGTCAGCTGGGCCTGGAATGAAACCTATCCCACCATGGTCGAAGAAGACCGCCCGATCGCGTTTCAGCGCGAAGCGGCAGAAGGCTCTTCGCTCTGGCTTTGTGGTTATGTGAAACTGGCCGATGGTCAGGGCAATACCGACAAAGCCTATGATTACGTCAATGCTTTCTTGTCAGAAGCCTCGGTCCTGCCCCTGCTCGAGGCGGGCTATGGGTCGGCCAATGCGGTCGCGCTGAACGCGCTGGTCACCGAAGAGGATCTGGTGGCCTCGGGCCTTGAAGAGATCGACGTGCCGATCCTTGCGCAATTGCCGATGAGCAACGAAGACCGCGAACGGATGGCCGAAACATTCGAGCTGATCAAAGCCGGTTTCTGA
- a CDS encoding DUF2182 domain-containing protein: MPKMVADRIRSMGTAHWLSLFGVIILAWSLLFVMAVPADLRALSRLYGTGFWEALCNVTLDGAGYARAVLMWALMAAAMMLPTALPAFATHDDLGRQTGVAFWPLALGYLVVWIGFALAAAALQLGFYRLGLISAIGDSLSAWLTAALLLGAGIYQFSPLKAACLAKCRQPLTFFMQHWDAGPFRNGLRLGAVCLGCCWALMLLAFVGGVMNLAFMGLATLIMVGEKMDHVGRYITRPLGIGLILGGVAVLLGAV, translated from the coding sequence ATGCCGAAAATGGTGGCGGATCGGATCAGATCAATGGGAACGGCGCATTGGCTGTCGCTGTTCGGCGTGATCATTCTTGCCTGGTCGCTGCTGTTCGTGATGGCCGTGCCTGCCGATCTGCGCGCGCTGTCGCGGCTTTACGGGACCGGTTTCTGGGAGGCATTGTGCAATGTCACGCTGGACGGGGCGGGCTATGCGCGCGCGGTGTTGATGTGGGCGCTGATGGCGGCGGCGATGATGCTGCCCACGGCCTTGCCCGCCTTTGCCACCCATGACGATCTGGGCCGCCAGACGGGGGTGGCGTTCTGGCCGCTGGCGCTGGGCTATCTTGTGGTCTGGATCGGCTTTGCGCTGGCGGCTGCGGCGCTGCAACTGGGGTTCTACCGGCTTGGCCTGATCAGCGCGATCGGCGACAGCCTGTCGGCCTGGCTGACGGCGGCTTTGCTGCTGGGCGCGGGGATTTACCAGTTTTCACCGCTCAAAGCGGCTTGTCTGGCGAAATGCCGCCAGCCGCTGACGTTTTTCATGCAGCATTGGGACGCAGGGCCGTTTCGCAACGGGCTGCGTCTGGGCGCGGTCTGTCTGGGCTGTTGCTGGGCGCTGATGCTGCTTGCCTTCGTGGGCGGGGTGATGAACCTTGCCTTCATGGGGCTGGCCACGCTGATCATGGTGGGCGAAAAGATGGATCATGTCGGGCGCTACATCACCCGGCCCTTGGGCATCGGGCTGATATTGGGAGGGGTCGCAGTCCTACTGGGCGCGGTTTAG
- a CDS encoding DUF1326 domain-containing protein: MALDQNATVGTVPWAIKGELILNCNCTIFCPCVVSLGKHAPTEGYCQAWAGIRIDSGHYGDADLGGLNVGLVLEIPGLMARGNWKAAAYIDERASDAAYDGLLNIFTGKARGTTGLFKVLVSEFLGAERAPVVFETEGKARRLMVGKAIQGEVVPVVGKDPDTDIVVTNTGYWMGPDITVATANKGRVRAFGRVWDFDGRSAEICQIDWHGPQ; encoded by the coding sequence ATGGCTTTGGATCAAAACGCGACCGTGGGCACGGTGCCTTGGGCGATCAAGGGGGAATTGATACTCAATTGTAATTGCACAATATTCTGCCCCTGCGTCGTGTCCTTGGGCAAACATGCCCCGACCGAGGGCTATTGCCAGGCCTGGGCCGGTATCCGCATTGACAGCGGCCATTACGGCGACGCCGATCTGGGCGGGCTGAATGTCGGGCTGGTGCTGGAAATCCCCGGCCTGATGGCGCGCGGCAATTGGAAAGCCGCCGCCTATATCGACGAGCGCGCCTCTGACGCCGCCTATGACGGGCTGTTGAATATCTTCACCGGCAAGGCGCGCGGCACCACCGGCCTGTTCAAAGTGCTGGTCAGCGAATTTCTGGGCGCCGAACGCGCGCCTGTCGTCTTTGAAACCGAAGGCAAGGCGCGCCGCCTGATGGTCGGCAAGGCCATCCAGGGCGAGGTCGTGCCTGTCGTGGGCAAAGACCCCGACACCGATATCGTGGTCACCAATACCGGCTATTGGATGGGCCCCGACATCACGGTCGCCACCGCCAATAAAGGCCGCGTGCGCGCCTTTGGCCGCGTGTGGGATTTCGACGGGCGCAGCGCCGAGATTTGCCAGATCGACTGGCACGGGCCGCAATGA
- the acuI gene encoding acryloyl-CoA reductase, which translates to MFKALIVDKDDTGKTHAAVQEITLDRLPAADVTVAVDYSTVNYKDGLCIGPGGGLVRNYPHIPGIDFAGTVEASDDPRYAPGDKVVLTGWRVGEAHWGGYAQKARVKADWLVPLPDGLSTRQAMAVGTAGFTAMLAVMALEDHGIKAGPVLVTGAAGGVGSVATAILAQLGYQVAAVTGRPETADYLTSLGATQIVAREDLAETVKRPLEGETWGGCVDAVGGAMLARVLGQMEYGASVAAVGLAGGAALPATVIPFLLRGVNLLGIDSVMQPYDNRLRAWARIAKDLPMDKLDAMIQPATLSDLPQLGADILAGKVKGRVVVDVNA; encoded by the coding sequence ATGTTCAAGGCCCTGATTGTTGACAAGGATGACACCGGCAAAACCCATGCCGCCGTGCAGGAGATCACGCTTGACCGGCTGCCTGCCGCCGATGTGACCGTTGCCGTGGATTATTCCACCGTGAATTACAAAGACGGGCTGTGCATCGGGCCGGGCGGCGGTTTGGTGCGCAATTACCCCCATATCCCCGGCATTGATTTCGCCGGCACGGTCGAGGCGTCAGATGATCCGCGCTATGCGCCGGGCGACAAGGTCGTGCTGACCGGCTGGCGCGTGGGCGAGGCGCATTGGGGCGGCTATGCCCAAAAGGCGCGGGTCAAGGCCGATTGGCTGGTGCCCTTGCCCGATGGCCTGAGCACGCGGCAGGCGATGGCCGTTGGCACTGCCGGGTTTACCGCGATGCTGGCGGTCATGGCGCTGGAAGATCACGGCATCAAGGCGGGTCCGGTGCTGGTCACGGGCGCTGCGGGTGGCGTGGGGTCTGTTGCCACCGCGATCCTTGCGCAGCTGGGCTATCAGGTCGCCGCTGTCACCGGACGGCCCGAGACGGCGGATTACCTGACATCTTTGGGCGCGACCCAGATCGTTGCCCGCGAAGATCTGGCCGAAACCGTCAAACGCCCGCTGGAAGGCGAAACATGGGGCGGCTGCGTCGATGCCGTGGGTGGTGCGATGCTGGCGCGTGTGCTGGGGCAGATGGAATATGGCGCCTCGGTCGCCGCTGTCGGGCTGGCCGGGGGCGCGGCCTTGCCTGCGACGGTCATTCCGTTCCTGTTGCGTGGCGTGAACCTTTTGGGCATCGATTCCGTGATGCAGCCTTATGACAACCGGCTGCGTGCTTGGGCGCGGATCGCCAAGGATTTGCCGATGGACAAGCTTGACGCGATGATCCAGCCCGCGACCCTGTCCGATCTGCCGCAGCTGGGGGCGGATATTCTGGCAGGCAAGGTAAAGGGCCGTGTCGTGGTGGATGTGAATGCTTGA
- a CDS encoding aminotransferase class V-fold PLP-dependent enzyme — translation MLDLAWVRAQFPAFSEPGLQGQAFFGNAGGSYACQQVIDRLHRFYTQRKVQPYSAYEASRLGGAEMDEARTRLAAMLGVATHELSFGPSTTQNTYVLAQAVRRWIKPGQKIIVTDQDHEANSGPWRRLAEDGIRIVEWQLDPDTGLLNPDDLAQLLGDDTALVCFPHCSNVIGAINDVTAITRIAKAAGARVCVDGVSYAPHGFADVGALGCDVYLFSAYKTYGPHQGIMVIREDFGFDLPNQGHHFNGDTLYKRFTPAGPDHAQIAASAGMADYFDAMAQHHGGGTGADAARLAHDLMRAQEVALLKPLLDYVSAKNSVRLIGPADAATRAPTVAMALQGNAADVAARLAPLGIMAEGGDFYAQRPLQAMGVDLDKGVLRVSFTHYTSAAEVDQLMGALDQVL, via the coding sequence ATGCTTGATCTTGCATGGGTGCGGGCGCAATTCCCCGCCTTTTCGGAACCCGGCCTGCAAGGACAGGCATTTTTCGGCAATGCGGGCGGGTCTTATGCCTGCCAGCAGGTGATCGACCGCCTGCACCGGTTCTATACCCAGCGCAAGGTGCAGCCCTATTCCGCCTATGAGGCATCGCGCCTTGGCGGTGCGGAGATGGACGAGGCCCGCACACGCCTTGCCGCGATGCTGGGCGTGGCGACGCATGAGCTGTCATTCGGTCCGTCCACCACCCAGAACACCTATGTGCTGGCGCAGGCCGTGCGCCGCTGGATCAAGCCGGGACAAAAGATCATCGTCACCGATCAGGACCACGAGGCGAATTCCGGCCCATGGCGCAGGCTGGCCGAGGATGGCATCCGCATTGTCGAATGGCAGCTGGACCCTGACACCGGATTGCTGAACCCCGATGATCTGGCGCAGCTTTTGGGTGATGATACAGCTTTGGTCTGTTTTCCACATTGTTCCAATGTGATAGGGGCCATTAATGATGTGACTGCGATCACCCGGATCGCCAAAGCGGCAGGCGCGCGGGTCTGTGTCGATGGCGTCAGCTATGCGCCGCATGGCTTTGCCGATGTCGGTGCTTTGGGCTGTGATGTCTATCTGTTCAGCGCCTATAAAACCTACGGGCCGCATCAGGGGATCATGGTGATCCGCGAAGATTTCGGCTTTGATCTGCCCAATCAGGGCCATCATTTCAACGGTGATACGCTTTACAAACGCTTCACCCCCGCAGGCCCCGACCATGCGCAGATCGCGGCCAGTGCGGGGATGGCGGATTACTTCGACGCGATGGCGCAGCACCATGGCGGTGGGACGGGCGCCGATGCCGCGCGTCTGGCGCATGACCTGATGCGCGCGCAGGAAGTGGCGCTGCTGAAACCGCTGCTGGATTACGTCAGCGCCAAGAATTCCGTGCGGCTGATCGGCCCTGCGGATGCCGCAACCCGCGCGCCGACCGTGGCGATGGCGCTGCAAGGCAATGCTGCCGATGTCGCGGCACGGCTGGCGCCATTGGGGATCATGGCCGAAGGCGGCGATTTCTATGCCCAGCGTCCTTTGCAGGCGATGGGGGTCGATCTGGACAAAGGCGTGCTGCGGGTCAGTTTCACGCATTACACCAGCGCGGCAGAGGTTGACCAGTTGATGGGCGCGCTAGATCAGGTGCTATGA
- a CDS encoding cryptochrome/photolyase family protein, with protein MIKAPIIVWFRRDLRLADHPALSAACDSGQPVIPVYIHDDQVASLGAAQKLRLDLALAQFAKALADRGSRLILRKGPALDVLRDLIGQTGAGAVYWSRLYHAAANDRDAAVKSALKADGIAARSFTGHLLFEPWTVETKTGGFYKVYTPLWNAVRGRDVAEPLPRPAKIIAPQHWPASDDLAAWNLRKPMQRGADILARHCTVGEDAAQDRLDTFITDRVGDYVKGRDLPGIRGTSNLSENLTFGEISPRICWHAGQRALRHGKGDAEVFLKELVWREFAYHLAHHTPRILTDNWKEDWDAFPWNTDITPQVAAWQQGRTGIPFVDAAMREMYVTGTMHNRGRMIVASYLTKHLMTHWKIGLDWFADHLIDWDPASNAMGWQWSAGSGPDATPYFRVFNPVTQLDKFDKDRAYVTRWIAEGQRKPNDDALAYFAMIPQSWQMRADAAYPDPVVTPEQGRRRALDAYGNRGF; from the coding sequence ATGATAAAAGCACCGATTATCGTCTGGTTCCGCCGCGACCTGCGCCTTGCCGACCATCCCGCGCTTAGCGCTGCCTGCGACAGCGGGCAGCCTGTGATTCCCGTCTACATCCACGACGATCAGGTGGCATCCTTGGGCGCAGCACAAAAGCTGCGGCTTGATCTGGCGCTGGCGCAATTCGCCAAGGCGCTGGCGGATCGCGGCAGCCGGCTGATCCTGCGCAAAGGGCCGGCGCTGGATGTCTTGCGCGATCTGATCGGGCAAACCGGGGCAGGGGCGGTCTATTGGTCGCGGCTTTACCATGCGGCGGCCAATGACCGCGACGCCGCCGTGAAATCCGCGCTGAAAGCGGACGGGATCGCAGCGCGCAGTTTCACCGGTCATCTGTTGTTTGAGCCTTGGACGGTCGAGACGAAAACCGGCGGGTTTTACAAGGTCTACACCCCGCTGTGGAATGCCGTGCGCGGCAGGGATGTGGCTGAACCTTTGCCGCGACCCGCCAAGATCATCGCGCCGCAGCACTGGCCTGCCAGCGACGATCTGGCCGCTTGGAATTTGCGCAAGCCGATGCAGCGCGGCGCGGATATTCTGGCCCGCCATTGCACCGTGGGCGAGGATGCGGCGCAGGACAGGCTCGACACCTTTATCACCGACCGTGTGGGTGATTATGTCAAAGGCCGCGACCTGCCGGGGATTCGTGGCACGTCAAACCTGTCTGAAAACCTGACCTTTGGCGAAATCAGCCCGCGCATCTGCTGGCACGCGGGCCAGCGCGCCTTGCGACACGGCAAGGGTGACGCCGAGGTATTCCTGAAAGAACTGGTCTGGCGCGAATTCGCCTATCATCTGGCGCATCACACGCCGCGCATCCTGACGGATAATTGGAAAGAGGATTGGGATGCTTTCCCGTGGAATACGGACATCACGCCCCAGGTCGCGGCCTGGCAGCAAGGGCGCACAGGTATCCCCTTTGTCGATGCGGCCATGCGCGAGATGTATGTGACCGGCACCATGCATAACCGGGGGCGGATGATCGTGGCCTCTTATCTGACCAAACATCTGATGACGCATTGGAAAATCGGGCTGGACTGGTTCGCTGATCATCTGATCGACTGGGACCCCGCCAGCAATGCGATGGGCTGGCAATGGTCGGCCGGGTCGGGGCCGGATGCGACGCCTTATTTCCGCGTGTTCAACCCGGTGACGCAACTGGATAAATTCGACAAGGACCGCGCCTATGTGACCCGCTGGATCGCCGAAGGGCAGCGCAAACCAAATGACGACGCGCTGGCCTATTTCGCGATGATCCCGCAAAGCTGGCAGATGCGCGCAGATGCCGCCTATCCCGACCCCGTGGTCACCCCCGAACAAGGGCGCCGCCGCGCGCTTGACGCCTATGGTAACCGTGGTTTTTGA
- a CDS encoding SAM-dependent methyltransferase, with product MILTTTHGQTGLPRYFSNVFDALKAMKRGRLDIILPDGRHFRADGAAPGYVAEVHIHHDDVFARTVREGDLGFCESYMDGWWSTPDLMAFMDLMHDDMEHIYDGFPGQFLVRFYERMRFWLQNNSKKQARKNISYHYDLGNEFYGLWLDDTMTYSSAKFVTGQESMETGQTEKYKSMVDQMGVQPGDHVLEIGCGWGGFAEYAAKERGLRVTGLTISQAQHDYAVARMQKAGLADLVTIKLQDYRDEKGLYDGIASIEMFEAVGEKYWPVYFETLRERLKPGKNATLQIITVDHRRWPVYKRGVDFIQKYIFPGGMLPSPVVLRQEIEKAGLQVAQSIEFGESYSQTLRRWHDRFNDRWDQVAALGFDDRFRRMWNFYLTSCAGTFHSGNCDVTQITVTRAT from the coding sequence ATGATCCTGACGACCACGCATGGGCAGACCGGACTGCCGCGCTATTTCAGCAACGTCTTTGACGCGCTCAAGGCGATGAAACGCGGGCGTCTTGATATCATCCTGCCCGATGGCCGCCATTTCCGTGCCGATGGGGCCGCGCCGGGCTATGTCGCCGAGGTGCATATCCATCACGATGATGTCTTTGCGCGCACCGTGCGCGAAGGCGATCTGGGCTTTTGCGAATCCTATATGGACGGCTGGTGGTCCACGCCGGATCTGATGGCCTTCATGGATCTGATGCATGATGACATGGAACATATCTATGACGGCTTTCCGGGGCAGTTTCTGGTGCGGTTCTATGAACGGATGCGGTTCTGGTTGCAGAACAATTCCAAGAAACAGGCGCGCAAGAATATCAGCTATCATTATGATCTGGGCAATGAATTCTATGGTCTGTGGCTGGATGACACGATGACCTATTCCTCGGCCAAATTCGTGACCGGTCAGGAAAGCATGGAAACCGGCCAGACCGAGAAATACAAAAGCATGGTCGACCAGATGGGCGTGCAGCCCGGCGATCATGTGCTGGAAATCGGCTGTGGCTGGGGCGGTTTTGCCGAATATGCCGCCAAGGAACGCGGGCTGCGCGTCACCGGGCTGACAATCAGCCAGGCGCAGCATGATTACGCAGTCGCGCGGATGCAAAAGGCGGGTCTGGCCGATCTGGTCACGATCAAGCTGCAAGATTACCGCGACGAAAAGGGCCTTTATGACGGGATCGCCAGTATCGAGATGTTCGAGGCCGTGGGCGAAAAATACTGGCCCGTCTATTTCGAAACCCTGCGCGAGCGGCTCAAGCCCGGCAAGAATGCGACCTTGCAGATCATCACCGTCGATCACCGCCGCTGGCCTGTCTATAAACGCGGCGTGGATTTCATCCAGAAATACATCTTTCCGGGCGGCATGTTGCCCAGCCCCGTGGTGCTGCGCCAAGAGATCGAAAAAGCAGGCTTGCAGGTCGCGCAATCCATCGAATTCGGTGAAAGCTACAGCCAGACCCTGCGCCGCTGGCACGACAGGTTCAACGACCGCTGGGATCAGGTGGCCGCGCTGGGATTTGATGACAGGTTCCGGCGGATGTGGAACTTTTACCTGACCTCTTGCGCGGGGACGTTTCATAGCGGAAACTGCGATGTGACGCAGATCACGGTGACCCGCGCGACCTGA
- a CDS encoding TrgA family protein, giving the protein MALSYRSSMPTAARLVGAVVFAIWGFYLARLATPFFLQGQPPAIFLPACVIIGVYLGWVYVGRRLGNGYGAALGIGLTAGFVFGFLALLVVAFALMIRHAMHNRYQALSDAVLGIFDLMIAEASRFTDPTLITSLFAGAVLCAWVAEWVAQRSR; this is encoded by the coding sequence ATGGCGTTGTCGTATCGTTCTTCCATGCCCACGGCTGCACGGCTGGTGGGGGCTGTGGTTTTCGCAATCTGGGGCTTTTATCTTGCCCGGCTGGCGACGCCGTTTTTCCTGCAAGGCCAACCGCCAGCCATATTCCTGCCCGCCTGCGTGATCATCGGGGTCTATCTGGGCTGGGTCTATGTCGGGCGGCGCTTGGGCAATGGCTATGGCGCGGCACTGGGGATCGGGCTGACCGCGGGCTTTGTCTTTGGCTTTCTGGCGCTTTTGGTGGTGGCCTTTGCGCTGATGATCCGCCATGCGATGCATAACCGCTATCAGGCGCTGTCAGATGCGGTGCTTGGCATTTTTGATCTGATGATCGCCGAGGCCAGCCGCTTTACCGATCCGACCCTGATCACCAGCCTTTTTGCGGGGGCTGTGCTTTGTGCATGGGTGGCCGAATGGGTGGCGCAAAGATCGCGCTAG